From a single Anomaloglossus baeobatrachus isolate aAnoBae1 chromosome 8, aAnoBae1.hap1, whole genome shotgun sequence genomic region:
- the TMEM69 gene encoding transmembrane protein 69 — MLLMRLGRKCWPAAAQLCKMAGPGCRQTTQAVTTWRSCRMPSPAIAALPALQRSTPLLCGGFHTSASLHKRRTTDQEDEFNQVLQNYRDELKKTPRPAVYLSLAGLVPVVAAPLTMSFGGCYYPEVAFFQLAAANCLLSFYGGIRWGISIPENSPLRPDSLNLMLGAFLPFVAWTSLVLSDDISVSAVMVMGGLILGALGGVGMLPPFPFWIGFLRAVCFLVTFFSILATLWVSAAYPEKSLKNQSPK; from the exons ATGCTGCTGATGCGTCTGGGCCGAAAGTGTTGGCCAGCGGCCGCGCAG TTATGTAAGATGGCCGGACCCGGATGCAGACAAACGACGCAGGCGGTGACGACCTGGAGATCGTGTAGAATGCCGTCCCCGGCTATTGCCGCCCTCCCTGCCCTGCAGCGCTCGACTCCTCTCCTCTGCGGTGGATTTCACACCTCCGCCTCACTCCACAAGAGAAGAACGACCGACCAAGAAGACGAGTTCAACCAAGTGCTGCAGAATTACCGGGATGAGCTGAAGAAGACGCCGAGGCCGGCCGTGTACCTGAGCCTGGCCGGACTAGTCCCAGTGGTCGCTGCTCCTCTCACCATGAGTTTTGGGGGTTGTTACTACCCAGAAGTAGCGTTTTTTCAGCTCGCCGCCGCCAACTGCCTCCTATCGTTTTACGGTGGGATTCGTTGGGGTATTTCTATTCCTGAGAACAGCCCGCTGCGGCCGGACTCGCTGAACCTCATGCTCGGCGCGTTTCTTCCGTTTGTTGCATGGACCTCGTTAGTACTTTCAGATGATATCTCCGTCTCGGCGGTGATGGTGATGGGTGGACTGATCCTGGGCGCACTTGGGGGGGTCGGGATGCTTCCTCCTTTTCCATTCTGGATTGGTTTTCTGAGAGCGGTTTGTTTCCTGGTGACCTTCTTCTCAATCCTGGCCACTTTGTGGGTCTCCGCTGCCTACCCCGAAAAATCACTGAAAAATCAAAGCCCAAAATAA